One genomic segment of Zymoseptoria tritici IPO323 chromosome 5, whole genome shotgun sequence includes these proteins:
- a CDS encoding Na(+)/Li(+)-exporting P-type ATPase (ATPase activity, coupled to transmembrane movement of ions, phosphorylative mechanism), translating to MGNKPDTAEAHVSGQSNNPMSQPAHALPWKTVVEELKTDVDDGLTASEAKSRLDEFGRNELGDGGGVNPGKILTRQIANAMTLVLIIAMAVSFAIQSYIEGGVVAGVIFINVAVGFIQEFQAEKTMDSLRSLSSPTAQAVRDGESTTISTQEIVPGDLVELKTGDTIPADVRLTEAVNFETDEALLTGESLPVRKAVDDIFDADTGPGDRLNVAYSSSTVTKGRATGIVFATAMCTEIGSIAAALRKKDSRRRPVKRRDDGSAPFYRYFQAAVLTVTDGIGVFLGVNVGTPLQKKLSRLALLLFFIAVVCAIIVLGANEFRNQREIIIYAVATGLSMIPASLVVVLTITMAAGTKRMVERNVIVRNLRSLEALGAVTDICSDKTGTLTQGKMVAKKAWIPAKGTYTIGESDQPFNPTLGDISFTKKEPRNVEKSDEENKSSYEELLQNNEALKDYLRAASLANLATVHQNDKGEWHARGDPTEIAIQVFASRFQWNRRASVSGDNPAMKLLVEFPFDSDVKKMSVIYRDLQSKEMYAFTKGAVERVIASCTSYLDSENKPVEMTEEFREQILENMEALASHGLRVLALASRNYKESYEEGQEVDRATVECDLIFRGLIGLYDPPRPESGPSVKQCHGAGIEVHMLTGDHPGTARAIAAQVGILPKNMNEFNKETADSMVMTAGQFDKLSDDQIDALPVLPLVIARCAPQTKVRMIEALHRRKRFVAMTGDGVNDSPSLKRADVGIAMGQAGSDVAKDASDIILTDDNFASILSAVEEGRRTFDNIQKFVLHLLAQNVAQALVLLIGLVFKDSDNLSVFPISPIEILWIIMITSGIPDMGLGFQEKAPDVLRRPPQSLKRGIFTIELMVDMVVLGVWIAALCLAAFVLVLYGFGSGTIGSGCNEDVGDGCGLVFRARATAFACLVWFSLFLAWEVIDMRRSFFRMQPDSTRYLTQWMHDVWRNQFLFWAIVFGFVMIFPLLYIPVISDNVFRHSGISWEWAIVFINTILFFVGVEGWKWAKRVYFRRQAAKSTGAEADLETRMFERYLTQSSQDEEKEKV from the coding sequence ATGGGCAACAAGCCCGACACTGCTGAGGCCCATGTCTCTGGCCAATCGAACAACCCCATGAGCCAACCGGCGCATGCTCTTCCCTGGAAGACCGTCGTCGAAGAGCTAAAGACCGATGTTGACGATGGTTTGACTGCCTCCGAGGCCAAGTCAAGGCTGGACGAATTCGGTCGCAATGAGTtgggcgatggaggaggcgtCAACCCGGGAAAGATCCTCACCCGGCAGATTGCCAATGCCATGACGCTCGTTCTCATTATCGCCATGGCGGTATCCTTTGCCATTCAATCGTATATCGAAGGTGGCGTTGTGGCCGGTGTTATCTTCATCAACGTGGCTGTTGGTTTCATTCAGGAATTCCAGGCCGAGAAGACTATGGACTCCCTGCGATCGCTGAGTTCTCCAACTGCTCAAGCCGTTCGTGACGGCGAATCTaccaccatctccacccaAGAAATCGTTCCTGGCGATCTGGTCGAACTCAAGACTGGAGACACTATCCCCGCCGATGTCAGACTGACTGAGGCGGTCAACTTCGAAACCGACGAGGCTCTTCTCACTGGCGAGTCGCTTCCGGTCCGCAAAGCAGTCGACGATATTTTCGATGCCGACACCGGTCCAGGCGACCGATTGAACGTTGCCTACAGCTCTTCAACCGTAACCAAGGGACGTGCTACCGGTATTGTCTTCGCTACTGCCATGTGCACTGAGATCGGATCTATTGCAGCTGCTCTCCGCAAGAAGGACAGCAGACGCCGCCCTGTTAAGCGTAGAGACGACGGATCCGCCCCCTTCTACCGATACTTCCAGGCTGCTGTACTTACTGTCACTGACGGCATCGGCGTTTTCCTTGGAGTTAACGTTGGCACTCCCCTCCAGAAGAAGCTCTCCCGGCTCGCGCTGTTGCTCTTCTTTATCGCTGTTGTCTGCGCCATCATCGTCCTTGGAGCCAACGAATTCCGCAACCAACGCGAGATTATCATTTACGCTGTTGCTACAGGTCTCTCCATGATTCCTGCATCCCTGGTGGTTGTCCTCACAATCACGATGGCCGCCGGCACGAAACGAATGGTCGAGCGAAACGTTATCGTTCGCAACCTCCGCTCCCTCGAGGCGCTTGGCGCCGTCACCGACATTTGCTCAGATAAAACTGGTACCTTGACGCAAGGCAAGAtggtggcgaagaaggcttgGATTCCAGCCAAGGGGACATACACCATCGGGGAATCCGACCAGCCATTCAATCCGACATTGGGCGATATCAGCTTCACCAAGAAAGAGCCGCGAAATGTGGAAAAGTCGGATGAAGAGAACAAGTCCAGCTACGAGGAGCTACTACAAAATAACGAAGCTTTGAAGGACTACCTTCGCGCTGCATCGCTCGCCAACTTGGCCACTGTACACCAGAACGATAAGGGTGAATGGCACGCTCGCGGTGATCCCACTGAGATTGCCATTCAAGTCTTCGCTTCCCGCTTCCAATGGAATCGCAGAGCATCTGTCTCGGGTGACAACCCTGCAATGAAGCTTTTGGTTGAATTTCCATTTGACTCCGATGTCAAGAAGATGAGCGTCATCTACAGGGATCTCCAGAGCAAAGAGATGTACGCCTTCACCAAGGGCGCGGTTGAGCGTGTTATTGCCTCTTGCACGTCCTACCTCGATTCCGAAAACAAGCCTGTGGAGATGACCGAGGAGTTTCGCGAGCAAATTCTGGAGAACATGGAAGCACTGGCCAGCCACGGTCTTCGTGTTCTCGCTCTTGCCAGCCGTAACTACAAGGAGTCCTACGAAGAGGGTCAGGAGGTCGACCGTGCTACCGTTGAGTGCGACCTGATCTTTCGCGGCCTCATCGGCCTATACGATCCACCACGTCCCGAATCTGGTCCATCCGTCAAGCAGTGCCACGGAGCTGGTATTGAAGTCCACATGCTTACTGGTGATCATCCTGGCACTGCACGAGCCATCGCCGCTCAAGTCGGTATCTTGCCCAAGAACATGAACGAGTTCAACAAAGAGACCGCCGATTCCATGGTCATGACTGCCGGACAGTTCGACAAGCTCTCAGACGACCAAATCGATGCTCTTCCGGTCCTACCACTTGTCATTGCTCGCTGCGCACCACAAACCAAGGTCCGCATGATCGAAGCCCTTCACCGACGCAAGCGGTTCGTCGCCATGACCGGCGATGGCGTGAACGACAGTCCTTCTCTCAAGCGCGCAGATGTCGGTATTGCCATGGGCCAAGCTGGTTCTGATGTCGCCAAAGATGCTTCCGACATCATCTTGACCGATGACAATTTCGCCAGTATCCTGTCCGCCGTCGAGGAAGGTCGCCGCACATTCGACAACATTCAGAAATTCGtgctccatctcctcgcccAAAACGTCGCTCAGGCCCTGGTCTTGCTCATCGGTCTTGTCTTCAAGGACTCCGACAACCTCTCCGTCTTTCCCATCTCTCCTATCGAGATCCTGTGGATTATCATGATCACCAGTGGTATCCCAGACATGGGTCTCGGCTTCCAAGAGAAGGCGCCCGACGTTCTCCGCCGCCCACCGCAGTCCCTCAAGCGTGGAATCTTCACCATCGAGCTCATGGTCGACATGGTCGTTCTCGGTGTCTGGATCGCCGCACTCTGCTTGGCCGCCTTCGTCCTAGTCCTCTACGGCTTCGGCTCCGGCACCATCGGCAGCGGCTGCAACGAAGATGTCGGCGACGGTTGTGGTCTCGTCTTCCGCGCTCGTGCCACCGCTTTCGCCTGTCTCGTCTGGTTTTCGCTCTTCCTCGCGTGGGAAGTCATCGACATGCGTCGCTCGTTCTTCCGCATGCAACCCGACTCTACCCGCTATCTCACCCAATGGATGCACGATGTATGGCGCAACCAATTCCTCTTCTGGGCTATCGTCTTCGGATTCGTGATGATCTTCCCGCTGTTGTACATTCCCGTCATCAGCGACAATGTGTTCCGTCACTCGGGCATCTCTTGGGAATGggccatcgtcttcatcaacaCGATCTTGTTCTTCGTTGGTGTTGAGGGCTGGAAGTGGGCGAAGCGAGTATACTTCCGTCGCCAGGCGGCCAAGTCGACGGGTGCGGAGGCCGACTTGGAAACGAGGATGTTTGAGCGATACCTCACGCAGAGCAGCCAGGacgaagagaaggagaaggtctAA